AGAACCAAGCCGCAAATAtcgcagaagaggaaaggatAGAGGAGAATGGCCCAACGAGATTGTACTCTTTGACCAGAACCCCATATGCTGCCAACTCAACGACTCTAGTGTGGCAGCGCAACGCTGGAAAAGAGTTTCGAAGAAACCAGATATAGGAttttccagctcttcagTCGATGTGTGTTCCTGAACAACTTCCGACTCAAGCTGACCTGCATCCCAGCCGTAAGCCAGCTCGACATCGAAGTCAAGAGAACGAAGAGGCCACAGGGCAGGAGCCAGAGGCGGTTCCATACGCCAAGGTTTATCGAGTTTAACCCTTTGTAACCTGATATGCTGGGCGGAACACCGAGAGACGTGTTTGAGAAAGTTGTCATCTACCGAGAATGGGTCTTTCCAAGTAAAGACCTCAAGATTGGGCATTGCACAGGTAACAACCAATGTCGCAATATTCCGTAGCGTAATGTAATGTGCCTTGGCTGCTTCCTGCAGCTTAGCTCGCTGCTCCTCAGAATATGAACTGGCCCTCTCGCTAAAAATTGAGTTGTGTAGTTCTTCGTAGCATGCCATGACGCACTCAGGACGCGATGCAAAGATAACGCTACGTACACACCTGCCAATAGGGAATGTACGTGTCGTCAGATCTGTTTCACGTAGAGCTTCCTCTGCCAAATGCAGGAGAAGCTGTCGTGATTGATGGCTGTAGTCGAAATGGATCTCAGCAAACTGACAGGAACGGGCGAGATAACGACAGTCGCTGTTTACTAGCGCAAGGCAAGCTAAAGCTGATTTGTCGTCGGCAAGGAAGTCAACTATATCGGCCAGAATCTCGGCGGGCATCTGGAAGAGTCTGCAACGGGATTCACGCTTTCGACCTTGCATGACGATATCCAGTAGAAGACATCGCCTTGTGCCCGCATCTTTGCCAAAATCATCTCTTGCATTGCCGCCAAATGTTCCTATCATCAAAGCGGAAACATCTGAATCCATGGTGACGGGATGAtggcgaaaagaaaagaagcttatAAGATTGATTTAAAGGTGAAGTAGGAAAGACTCAGTGAATGTTAAATAATCTTTCTCCTTAGGCCCCGTTCTGCCCTCAAGATCGAAATATCCAGTGTGGATTTGGTCACAGTAGCTTTTGGGGAAACAATCGCCTGGTCAATCATTCTAATTTCGAGAAAATGACCCCGAAAGGTTTATATAATTGTGTAGGAACCACCTTTGGTGAGATGATCAAGGTAGGAGAGCGGGGTTACGACCCCCGCACTTGCTCTGTCAGGATTCTATATGGTAGGTAGCTAGGACGGATGCCTACATATATAACCCTATTTCTGCTGGTTGCTGCCATATTGTGTCAGGCATATATGTAAGCTTCAGTAGTAAGCGATGAGTCTTATATGTACATCCTAAAGATGGTGTTATATTAAGCACTTCAAGCGACTCTGGCTCTAAACGATGCATGCTGCATGAACTAGTACCTGAGATAATTACCTTTGTCTCACAATTTCCATTGGCTCAGATTTGATGAGGTTGCGCGTTGAAATGGAGAGTTAGGTAGCCATAGCTAGTATAGGCTGGATCCATTTTCCAGACTGGAAAAGGATTTCGAGAGAAAAGTAAAAGGGCGGGAAGTGGCAAACATAATACAGACAGTGGGCTGGCATATCCAGTTTtagctttatttattatgCTCCAGGTTCTTGGGGTATTTGCTTTGTACAAAGCTCAAAGCGTCAAGCTAGTTGTATTCTATAGTCGCGTATTAAAGTTAAGGGTAAAACAGTGACACCTATTTCGCCTTCTACTGTACAAAGACACAACCTACTTCAGTCTGTTAGGAATATTGCTCATCTCTCTTGGGATTGGCTTAAGCAGGTATGCTGATACAGGAACGTCCTAAATTGAACGCTGCTGAAGAATTAATGTTTCATATAGGTAAGAGTAAATATAGGACCACATTGGAGCAAACATCACGACTTGATCAGGCAGGAATATAAAAAGTTGGGTATAGAGATTTTGTTATAATTATAGGTAGCCAAGAGTGAAATAAACCCTCGTAGTTGCTTTTGACATGCTTGGGGTATGTATGACATGACTTCTAACACACAAGCTCTCCGTCTTTTGCACTTGACCAACTATTGTTCATTGCAAATGACCCCCTGTCCAGCCTGAATGAAGAGACAGTATTAGTAAATGCTCGAAAATGATGGGTAATCACCGCATCTGTGTATGAATCAACGTACCAATCCAAGAGTGCAGCAATTgagcttggcggcgccatggcaACCGTCTTCGCCAACTATAGAAAGGAGGAATTATTAGTCACGGGTTTCTTATATAGGTAGTCATATGGAAGGAATAAATATATGGAAAAGAAGCTATACCGTTCGCGCAATCAAGGGCTAGCAGGCCAAGGACATTAACACTGCAACACATGGGACTACTATTGGTCAAGCCGCTGGGGCAGGAATAGGTGCTGCGGGCAACGATGTTGTGAGATTTGGTCTCCGTCACGGGGGCGGCGAGGCCCAATGTAAAGAGAGCGGCAGCAATAAACAGCTTCATTTTGGTGGATTTAAATAAAGAAGAGTCGAATGGTTGAACGTTTCTTGTAATTGTGGTCTTGAGTGTACAGGAGAAGAAGTCTTTGCAtttcgagatggaagagctgacttatatacatgtatccaagTCAAGGGATATCTGGCCTGGGATCGTCGCAATCTCGTGTGATAGTTCCGCTGTATTAAATGTCTCGGTCAGTCCCAAATTCCCCTATGATGCACTGATAGTAGATCAACTTTTCATATGGCAACGCACCAGAGATTCTCGTACGGGCCTGTCCATCTCAAATGAGTaggaagaagggagaggCAATAACATCGCCGCTATTCGTATAGTCTGTGAAAGCCATGACTCTTCCGGAAAGGACCATTCAGCTATGCCTCCCTTGCAGCCAGCCTAATGTATTGCAAATTATCTCTTTTGCCCAGATCCAGCCGAGGGAGTATCTTTGCCTACCATGCGGCACAGCTCTCCCGGTTCTTGGATATTGGCCTGTCTGAGACATCAAGCGGGGTCTAATAAGACAAAGTTTCTCAAGCATGATTATCACTCAGTTGAATTATATGACCATACATCGATTGATCCTTCTTGTATCTACATCATTTCATAAATCTCCAACGCCATCACATTTGAACACATATTAGGCATTTATCATGCCTATTGTGAATTTTATGTCTTTATTTTGAGGTTCTATATCCTATCATAATGAATTTCATTCTTTTGCGTGTATCCgttcttgaagaagctaCAGGCAGCAAATATATCGgccaagctgctgtgcttATGATTTTTAGATAAAAGCTCAAGCAAAAGTTAGGCCACCAAGCGGCTACCCCAAAGACCGAGACCACAAAGGATCACACACAAATCTGTATGTGACAAACACAATTGGGGCGGCACCCCTGCTTGCAGCGCTCTGCACTGCCCTATTGTATGCATGTACTTATTTTGCGGTCTCTGTCCCTCTGATAACAACTTGGCCACGGCGACCATGCGCCATCCCAGGCTATAGTAATTGTGTGGATAGCCCAGAGCCACGAAACTGTCATTCAGAATATATCATCCGTTCAAATGGTCCCAAGACGATGTTCGAAGTGTGCTCAATCCCTGCGCGTACGAGAGTCTTACCTTGAGATTGGTCTCTCGTAGCGCGTCTTTCAGGTGAAAGAGCACACAGGTCGAACA
This portion of the Trichoderma atroviride chromosome 6, complete sequence genome encodes:
- a CDS encoding uncharacterized protein (SECRETED:SignalP(1-15)), whose translation is MKLFIAAALFTLGLAAPVTETKSHNIVARSTYSCPSGLTNSSPMCCSVNVLGLLALDCANVGEDGCHGAAKLNCCTLGLAGQGVICNEQ
- a CDS encoding uncharacterized protein (EggNog:ENOG41), whose protein sequence is MDSDVSALMIGTFGGNARDDFGKDAGTRRCLLLDIVMQGRKRESRCRLFQMPAEILADIVDFLADDKSALACLALVNSDCRYLARSCQFAEIHFDYSHQSRQLLLHLAEEALRETDLTTRTFPIGRCVRSVIFASRPECVMACYEELHNSIFSERASSYSEEQRAKLQEAAKAHYITLRNIATLVVTCAMPNLEVFTWKDPFSVDDNFLKHVSRCSAQHIRLQRVKLDKPWRMEPPLAPALWPLRSLDFDVELAYGWDAGQLESEVVQEHTSTEELENPISGFFETLFQRCAATLESLSWQHMGFWSKSTISLGHSPLSFPLLRYLRLGSVSLSPRAFSLLLSSPLKHLELPTSLGRLAESLVACEPLRDLQSLIIPTLPPQSQACMHIAGFIKQHKHVHKLFVHEHNTTHMDRLVVPILAEGGFNNLRCLSLAWGGEGVSDLTTPHVFHIPEAAIMTLGTIVSLERLSLRAGNNFGWRNQWLIDHDKLRQHLRTLSRLKMLALVRDTYPISLSSHIDVENYYSLRLAGESERVDARAREDLDIDETSSVVDTHDMIENQQDEEEESEAEAEIWERAHRNRMLAQAEAYAAVFPALDWVLCGQRPMGFHVDLANHVSHKKAIPLTQHRDECYTFLKRTFGISE